The Gammaproteobacteria bacterium genome has a segment encoding these proteins:
- a CDS encoding ComEA family DNA-binding protein, producing MTGKILLASLLLLPLLAGAAETTPEMAPEMTPETASETIPATVNINTADAATLALIKGIGQAKARAIVSYREENGEFKSIDELADVRGIGPVIIEKNREFLTVE from the coding sequence ATGACCGGAAAAATCCTGCTCGCGTCCCTGCTGCTCCTGCCGTTGTTGGCAGGCGCCGCGGAGACGACCCCGGAGATGGCCCCGGAGATGACGCCGGAGACGGCTTCGGAGACCATCCCGGCAACGGTGAACATCAATACGGCCGACGCGGCAACCCTGGCGCTGATCAAGGGCATTGGACAAGCCAAGGCCCGGGCCATCGTTTCCTACCGGGAAGAGAACGGCGAGTTCAAATCCATAGACGAATTGGCGGATGTGCGCGGGATCGGCCCCGTCATCATCGAGAAGAACCGCGAATTCCTGACCGTGGAATAA
- the prmC gene encoding peptide chain release factor N(5)-glutamine methyltransferase, whose protein sequence is MTPRDHAATVRSLLFEAARVLGAGGRGRLEAELLLADVLATGRARLYAHPEMPVAAAAARRFRALLARRALGWPVAYLTGLREFWSLPLRVSTHTLIPRPETEEVVRAALKLIPAGTAARVADLGTGCGAIAVALAGERPAAQVLATDICPRALRVAAANGRRARRRNLRLRRGDWYAPLRGMRFDLIVSNPPYIAPGDPHLKRGDLRFEPRRALVGRRDGLQELRALVAGAPAHLAPGGALILEHGRGQGEQARGLFRRRGYRRIRTHRDLAGRERVTQGTAPRD, encoded by the coding sequence ATGACGCCGCGGGACCATGCCGCCACCGTGCGTTCGCTGCTCTTCGAGGCGGCGCGCGTATTGGGGGCCGGCGGGCGCGGCCGGCTGGAGGCGGAACTGCTGCTGGCCGACGTATTGGCGACGGGACGGGCGCGGCTGTACGCGCACCCGGAGATGCCGGTGGCGGCGGCGGCGGCGCGGCGGTTCCGGGCGCTGCTGGCCCGGCGCGCCCTGGGCTGGCCCGTCGCCTACCTTACCGGCCTGCGGGAATTCTGGTCGCTGCCGCTGCGGGTCAGCACGCATACGCTGATCCCCCGTCCCGAGACCGAAGAGGTAGTACGGGCGGCGCTGAAGCTGATTCCCGCGGGCACGGCCGCGCGGGTCGCCGACCTCGGCACGGGCTGCGGCGCGATCGCCGTAGCGCTCGCCGGCGAACGCCCCGCCGCCCAGGTGCTGGCGACGGACATTTGTCCCCGCGCCCTGCGGGTCGCGGCGGCCAACGGCAGGCGCGCGCGACGGCGAAACCTGCGGCTGCGGCGGGGGGACTGGTACGCCCCCCTTCGGGGAATGCGCTTCGACCTGATCGTCAGCAATCCTCCGTACATCGCCCCAGGCGACCCGCACCTGAAGCGCGGAGACCTCCGTTTCGAACCGCGGCGGGCGCTGGTAGGACGCCGGGACGGCCTGCAAGAGTTGCGCGCCCTGGTCGCCGGCGCGCCCGCCCATCTCGCCCCCGGCGGCGCTCTGATATTGGAGCATGGCCGCGGCCAGGGGGAACAGGCGCGCGGACTCTTCCGGCGCCGCGGTTACCGGCGCATCCGTACGCACCGCGACCTCGCGGGCCGCGAGCGAGTCACACAGGGGACCGCCCCCCGTGACTAG
- the moeB gene encoding molybdopterin-synthase adenylyltransferase MoeB, whose protein sequence is MQDEQLLRYSRQIMLTQIDVAGQLRLRRARTLVIGLGGLGSPVAMYLAAAGVGELTLADHDRVDLSNLQRQLLHRTADIGARKTESARARVLELNPEVRTRLVGERLAGQTLEAEAARADIVVDATDNFASRFAINRVCARLRKPLVSGAAARFEGQVGVFDTRRPDSPCYRCLYPQEAADRRLSCDEAGVVAPLLGIIGSVQALETMKVLMDIGRPLYGRLLLLDALRMEWQCLRLPRDPDCPDCGARPPPAAEPEEA, encoded by the coding sequence TTGCAAGACGAACAACTGCTGCGCTACAGCCGGCAGATCATGCTGACGCAGATTGATGTCGCCGGGCAACTGCGCCTGCGGCGCGCGCGAACGCTGGTGATCGGACTGGGGGGCCTGGGCTCCCCGGTGGCCATGTACCTGGCGGCGGCCGGCGTGGGCGAACTGACCCTGGCCGACCACGACCGCGTGGACCTCTCCAACTTGCAGCGTCAACTCCTGCACCGCACGGCCGACATCGGCGCCCGCAAGACGGAATCCGCGCGCGCGCGCGTTCTGGAACTGAACCCGGAAGTCCGCACCCGGCTGGTCGGGGAACGGCTGGCCGGACAGACCCTGGAGGCGGAGGCCGCCAGGGCCGACATAGTGGTGGACGCCACCGACAACTTCGCCTCCCGTTTTGCCATCAACCGGGTCTGCGCCCGGCTGCGGAAACCGCTGGTCTCGGGGGCGGCCGCCCGCTTCGAGGGACAAGTCGGCGTCTTCGACACCCGGCGGCCCGACAGCCCCTGCTACCGGTGCCTGTACCCGCAAGAGGCGGCCGACCGCCGCCTGAGCTGCGACGAGGCGGGGGTCGTCGCCCCCCTGCTCGGCATCATCGGCAGCGTACAGGCGCTGGAGACCATGAAGGTGTTAATGGACATCGGCCGCCCCCTCTACGGCAGATTGCTGTTGCTGGACGCCCTGCGCATGGAATGGCAATGCCTGCGTCTGCCCCGCGACCCGGACTGCCCCGACTGCGGCGCCCGCCCCCCGCCCGCCGCCGAACCCGAAGAAGCATGA